Proteins found in one Primulina eburnea isolate SZY01 chromosome 16, ASM2296580v1, whole genome shotgun sequence genomic segment:
- the LOC140815850 gene encoding polyadenylation and cleavage factor homolog 4-like isoform X3, translating into MDNLSRYQNPMPISNGSFNKMPSNRNDAVGMRPSPQIILDRFREMVREREEELGFFGCLGEEAVSPLSMDEIVRFYEIVLSELTFNSKPTITDLTMIAGEQRAHAKGISEAICSRIIEVPVDQKLPALYLLDSIVKNIGKGYISYFSAHLPEVFCEAYAQVHPSMNPAMRHLFGTWSAVFPVSVLRKIEEQLQFSPSVGAEGASTTGGANRATFGVDAIKKSLSSTAKIMRSSTYRTGHTGSLVPSLDEFSIDNSPRRVAVGPSPSRLGINYGLSEEESSEWQMINWQGKSNHHLKTSAVYNHSNDVDLRGPRALISAYGIDEREKNMSSKRQRVEQLDANVIDSKGALRTWQNTEEEEFDWEDMTPSNTSAPLLGRGAMNKIAGVLPNVAGPTDLIVHIPPPNLPPHHSQSRLNANGGGSFLENRSHFTSSYKRPPILGDFPISDGISGGSSNVVSKLSSTRDSSAPEIRPDAAAALINSPYPVRLSSSHMVTPISALPPQWQSRGQFGTVNSGTHLSGITSMSHLNMPQIPSQSPGLVPLNLQRHAPVSFLQPNFLPSQEFRPNLLLPSTASVPSQAKVPPPNYGYLQGHGPSIGLASSNLVPGGRPPNSGAVGPLSTLFSSLVAQGVISLTKQDSVGVDFDPDSLKMRHESAITALYSDLPRQCTTCGLRFKSQEEHSKHMDWHVSRNRTLKTRKTKPSPKWFVSVSMWLHGAEALGTEAVPGFLPAENTVEKEENNEPVVPADEDQNACALCGERFDDFYSDEMEEWMYKGAVYMYSPAGSTVGMDRSQLGPIVHAKCKSDSNCIPPEDFTRDEGELAEEGGPKKKLRS; encoded by the exons ATGGACAATCTTTCAAGATATCAGAATCCTATGCCTATCAGCAACGGAAGTTTTAACAAGATGCCATCAAATCGAAATGATGCCGTTGGCATGAGACCCTCGCCGCAGATAATTCTGGATCGATTTCGGGAAATGGTGAGGGAGAGGGAGGAAGAACTTGGGTTTTTTGGTTGTCTTGGCGAAGAAGCAGTTTCACCTTTAAGTATGGATGAAATTGTACGGTTTTATGAGATCGTTCTATCAGAGCTTACATTTAATTCCAAACCCACAATCACTGATCTCACTATGATTGCGGGTGAGCAGAGGGCGCATGCAAAGGGGATTTCTGAAGCTATTTGTTCCCGGATTATCGAG GTTCCTGTCGATCAAAAGCTGCCTGCCTTGTACCTTTTGGACAGTATTGTGAAGAACATAGGTAAAGGATATATTTCATACTTCTCTGCCCACTTGCCTGAG GTTTTTTGTGAGGCCTATGCGCAAGTCCACCCCAGTATGAACCCTGCAATGCGCCACCTTTTTGGTACATGGTCAGCTGTGTTCCCTGTGTCAGTACTTCGCAAGATTGAGGAACAGTTACAGTTTTCCCCTTCT GTTGGAGCTGAAGGTGCAAGCACAACTGGTGGTGCAAACCGTGCAACTTTCGGTGTTGATGCGATAAAGAAGTCTCTATCATCAACGGCAAAGATCATGCGGTCCTCTACTTATAGAACTGGGCATACCGGGTCATTAGTGCCTTCTCTTGATGAATTTAGCATCGATAATTCTCCAAGGAGAGTTGCTGTTGGGCCCTCACCATCTAGGTTGGGGATTAATTATGGCCTCAGTGAGGAGGAAAGCAGTGAATGGCAAATGATAAATTGGCAGGGGAAATCCAATCATCATCTTAAAACTTCTGCTGTGTATAACCATAGTAATGATGTTGATCTTCGAGGTCCTAGAGCTTTGATTAGTGCCTATGGAATTGATGAAAGGGAGAAAAATATGAGCTCCAAACGTCAAAGAGTAGAGCAGTTGGACGCCAATGTTATTGATTCGAAGGGAGCTCTTAGGACGTGGCAAAACACCGAAGAAGAAGAATTTGATTGGGAAGATATGACCCCGTCAAACACTAGTGCCCCGTTG CTTGGTCGTGGAGCAATGAACAAGATTGCTGGAGTCCTGCCAAATGTTGCTGGCCCTACCGATTTGATAGTCCATATCCCCCCTCCTAATTTACCACCACACCATTCTCAGAGTCGTCTAAATGCCAACGGAGGTGgttcatttttagaaaatagaAGCCATTTTACTTCTAGTTATAAAAGACCCCCGATATTAGGTGATTTCCCAATATCAGATGGGATTTCTGGTGGGTCCTCAAATGTTGTATCCAAGCTTAGTTCTACTCGTGACTCTTCAGCTCCTGAGATTCGGCCTGATGCTGCTGCGGCTTTAATTAATTCACCATATCCTGTGAGGTTGTCGAGTTCACACATGGTAACCCCAATTTCTGCTCTTCCCCCACAATGGCAAAGCAGGGGTCAGTTTGGCACAGTTAATTCTGGGACACATTTGAGTGGCATTACTAGCATGTCACATTTGAACATGCCTCAAATTCCCAGTCAGAGTCCTGGATTAGTTCCTTTAAATCTCCAACGTCATGCACCAGTTTCTTTTCTACAACCTAATTTTTTACCATCTCAGGAGTTTAGACCAAATTTGCTCCTGCCTTCTACAGCCTCAGTCCCATCACAGGCAAAAGTACCACCTCCAAACTATGGATACTTACAAGGTCATGGTCCTTCTATTGGTTTGGCCTCTTCTAATCTAGTTCCCGGTGGGCGTCCACCTAACTCTGGAGCCGTGGGGCCGCTTTCGACTTTATTTAGTTCTTTAGTGGCTCAAGGTGTGATATCATTGACAAAGCAG GATTCTGTTGGAGTGGATTTTGATCCAGACAGTCTCAAGATGCGGCATGAATCTGCAATAACTGCTTTATACAGTGATCTGCCCAGGCAATGCACCACATGTGGTCTTCGATTCAAGAGCCAAGAAGAGCACAGCAAGCATATGGATTGGCATGTTAGCAGGAATAGGACATTAAAAACCCGTAAAACAAAGCCTTCTCCCAAGTGGTTTGTAAGTGTAAGTATGTGGCTTCATGGTGCGGAGGCATTGGGGACAGAAGCAGTTCCAGGTTTTTTGCCTGCTGAGAACACCGTTGAAAAGGAGGAGAACAACGAACCGGTTGTTCCTGCTGACGAGGACCAGAATGCTTGTGCATTATGCGGAGAGCGTTTTGATGATTTTTACAGTGATGAGATGGAAGAATGGATGTATAAGGGGGCTGTGTACATGTATTCACCGGCTGGGTCAACAGTAGGAATGGACAGATCACAGTTAGGTCCCATAGTGCATGCTAAATGCAAGTCTGACTCTAATTGTATTCCACCTGAAGATTTTACAAGAGATGAAGGG GAATTGGCTGAAGAAGGTGGTCCAAAGAAAAAGCTGAGGAGCTAG
- the LOC140815850 gene encoding polyadenylation and cleavage factor homolog 4-like isoform X1, whose protein sequence is MDNLSRYQNPMPISNGSFNKMPSNRNDAVGMRPSPQIILDRFREMVREREEELGFFGCLGEEAVSPLSMDEIVRFYEIVLSELTFNSKPTITDLTMIAGEQRAHAKGISEAICSRIIEVPVDQKLPALYLLDSIVKNIGKGYISYFSAHLPEVFCEAYAQVHPSMNPAMRHLFGTWSAVFPVSVLRKIEEQLQFSPSVSGQSPILNSLRAAESPRPTHRIHVNPKYLEARRQFGHSTVGSVGAEGASTTGGANRATFGVDAIKKSLSSTAKIMRSSTYRTGHTGSLVPSLDEFSIDNSPRRVAVGPSPSRLGINYGLSEEESSEWQMINWQGKSNHHLKTSAVYNHSNDVDLRGPRALISAYGIDEREKNMSSKRQRVEQLDANVIDSKGALRTWQNTEEEEFDWEDMTPSNTSAPLLGRGAMNKIAGVLPNVAGPTDLIVHIPPPNLPPHHSQSRLNANGGGSFLENRSHFTSSYKRPPILGDFPISDGISGGSSNVVSKLSSTRDSSAPEIRPDAAAALINSPYPVRLSSSHMVTPISALPPQWQSRGQFGTVNSGTHLSGITSMSHLNMPQIPSQSPGLVPLNLQRHAPVSFLQPNFLPSQEFRPNLLLPSTASVPSQAKVPPPNYGYLQGHGPSIGLASSNLVPGGRPPNSGAVGPLSTLFSSLVAQGVISLTKQDSVGVDFDPDSLKMRHESAITALYSDLPRQCTTCGLRFKSQEEHSKHMDWHVSRNRTLKTRKTKPSPKWFVSVSMWLHGAEALGTEAVPGFLPAENTVEKEENNEPVVPADEDQNACALCGERFDDFYSDEMEEWMYKGAVYMYSPAGSTVGMDRSQLGPIVHAKCKSDSNCIPPEDFTRDEGELAEEGGPKKKLRS, encoded by the exons ATGGACAATCTTTCAAGATATCAGAATCCTATGCCTATCAGCAACGGAAGTTTTAACAAGATGCCATCAAATCGAAATGATGCCGTTGGCATGAGACCCTCGCCGCAGATAATTCTGGATCGATTTCGGGAAATGGTGAGGGAGAGGGAGGAAGAACTTGGGTTTTTTGGTTGTCTTGGCGAAGAAGCAGTTTCACCTTTAAGTATGGATGAAATTGTACGGTTTTATGAGATCGTTCTATCAGAGCTTACATTTAATTCCAAACCCACAATCACTGATCTCACTATGATTGCGGGTGAGCAGAGGGCGCATGCAAAGGGGATTTCTGAAGCTATTTGTTCCCGGATTATCGAG GTTCCTGTCGATCAAAAGCTGCCTGCCTTGTACCTTTTGGACAGTATTGTGAAGAACATAGGTAAAGGATATATTTCATACTTCTCTGCCCACTTGCCTGAG GTTTTTTGTGAGGCCTATGCGCAAGTCCACCCCAGTATGAACCCTGCAATGCGCCACCTTTTTGGTACATGGTCAGCTGTGTTCCCTGTGTCAGTACTTCGCAAGATTGAGGAACAGTTACAGTTTTCCCCTTCTGTAAGTGGTCAATCTCCTATATTGAATTCTTTGAGAGCTGCTGAATCTCCTCGACCTACACATAGAATACATGTGAACCCTAAATATTTGGAAGCACGGCGGCAGTTTGGTCATTCAACTGTAGGCTCC GTTGGAGCTGAAGGTGCAAGCACAACTGGTGGTGCAAACCGTGCAACTTTCGGTGTTGATGCGATAAAGAAGTCTCTATCATCAACGGCAAAGATCATGCGGTCCTCTACTTATAGAACTGGGCATACCGGGTCATTAGTGCCTTCTCTTGATGAATTTAGCATCGATAATTCTCCAAGGAGAGTTGCTGTTGGGCCCTCACCATCTAGGTTGGGGATTAATTATGGCCTCAGTGAGGAGGAAAGCAGTGAATGGCAAATGATAAATTGGCAGGGGAAATCCAATCATCATCTTAAAACTTCTGCTGTGTATAACCATAGTAATGATGTTGATCTTCGAGGTCCTAGAGCTTTGATTAGTGCCTATGGAATTGATGAAAGGGAGAAAAATATGAGCTCCAAACGTCAAAGAGTAGAGCAGTTGGACGCCAATGTTATTGATTCGAAGGGAGCTCTTAGGACGTGGCAAAACACCGAAGAAGAAGAATTTGATTGGGAAGATATGACCCCGTCAAACACTAGTGCCCCGTTG CTTGGTCGTGGAGCAATGAACAAGATTGCTGGAGTCCTGCCAAATGTTGCTGGCCCTACCGATTTGATAGTCCATATCCCCCCTCCTAATTTACCACCACACCATTCTCAGAGTCGTCTAAATGCCAACGGAGGTGgttcatttttagaaaatagaAGCCATTTTACTTCTAGTTATAAAAGACCCCCGATATTAGGTGATTTCCCAATATCAGATGGGATTTCTGGTGGGTCCTCAAATGTTGTATCCAAGCTTAGTTCTACTCGTGACTCTTCAGCTCCTGAGATTCGGCCTGATGCTGCTGCGGCTTTAATTAATTCACCATATCCTGTGAGGTTGTCGAGTTCACACATGGTAACCCCAATTTCTGCTCTTCCCCCACAATGGCAAAGCAGGGGTCAGTTTGGCACAGTTAATTCTGGGACACATTTGAGTGGCATTACTAGCATGTCACATTTGAACATGCCTCAAATTCCCAGTCAGAGTCCTGGATTAGTTCCTTTAAATCTCCAACGTCATGCACCAGTTTCTTTTCTACAACCTAATTTTTTACCATCTCAGGAGTTTAGACCAAATTTGCTCCTGCCTTCTACAGCCTCAGTCCCATCACAGGCAAAAGTACCACCTCCAAACTATGGATACTTACAAGGTCATGGTCCTTCTATTGGTTTGGCCTCTTCTAATCTAGTTCCCGGTGGGCGTCCACCTAACTCTGGAGCCGTGGGGCCGCTTTCGACTTTATTTAGTTCTTTAGTGGCTCAAGGTGTGATATCATTGACAAAGCAG GATTCTGTTGGAGTGGATTTTGATCCAGACAGTCTCAAGATGCGGCATGAATCTGCAATAACTGCTTTATACAGTGATCTGCCCAGGCAATGCACCACATGTGGTCTTCGATTCAAGAGCCAAGAAGAGCACAGCAAGCATATGGATTGGCATGTTAGCAGGAATAGGACATTAAAAACCCGTAAAACAAAGCCTTCTCCCAAGTGGTTTGTAAGTGTAAGTATGTGGCTTCATGGTGCGGAGGCATTGGGGACAGAAGCAGTTCCAGGTTTTTTGCCTGCTGAGAACACCGTTGAAAAGGAGGAGAACAACGAACCGGTTGTTCCTGCTGACGAGGACCAGAATGCTTGTGCATTATGCGGAGAGCGTTTTGATGATTTTTACAGTGATGAGATGGAAGAATGGATGTATAAGGGGGCTGTGTACATGTATTCACCGGCTGGGTCAACAGTAGGAATGGACAGATCACAGTTAGGTCCCATAGTGCATGCTAAATGCAAGTCTGACTCTAATTGTATTCCACCTGAAGATTTTACAAGAGATGAAGGG GAATTGGCTGAAGAAGGTGGTCCAAAGAAAAAGCTGAGGAGCTAG
- the LOC140815850 gene encoding polyadenylation and cleavage factor homolog 4-like isoform X4, which yields MTRTLMALIHGETSHEKVPVDQKLPALYLLDSIVKNIGKGYISYFSAHLPEVFCEAYAQVHPSMNPAMRHLFGTWSAVFPVSVLRKIEEQLQFSPSVSGQSPILNSLRAAESPRPTHRIHVNPKYLEARRQFGHSTVGSVGAEGASTTGGANRATFGVDAIKKSLSSTAKIMRSSTYRTGHTGSLVPSLDEFSIDNSPRRVAVGPSPSRLGINYGLSEEESSEWQMINWQGKSNHHLKTSAVYNHSNDVDLRGPRALISAYGIDEREKNMSSKRQRVEQLDANVIDSKGALRTWQNTEEEEFDWEDMTPSNTSAPLLGRGAMNKIAGVLPNVAGPTDLIVHIPPPNLPPHHSQSRLNANGGGSFLENRSHFTSSYKRPPILGDFPISDGISGGSSNVVSKLSSTRDSSAPEIRPDAAAALINSPYPVRLSSSHMVTPISALPPQWQSRGQFGTVNSGTHLSGITSMSHLNMPQIPSQSPGLVPLNLQRHAPVSFLQPNFLPSQEFRPNLLLPSTASVPSQAKVPPPNYGYLQGHGPSIGLASSNLVPGGRPPNSGAVGPLSTLFSSLVAQGVISLTKQDSVGVDFDPDSLKMRHESAITALYSDLPRQCTTCGLRFKSQEEHSKHMDWHVSRNRTLKTRKTKPSPKWFVSVSMWLHGAEALGTEAVPGFLPAENTVEKEENNEPVVPADEDQNACALCGERFDDFYSDEMEEWMYKGAVYMYSPAGSTVGMDRSQLGPIVHAKCKSDSNCIPPEDFTRDEGELAEEGGPKKKLRS from the exons ATGACTAGAACTCTGATGGCACTTATTCACGGTGAAACATCTCATGAAAAG GTTCCTGTCGATCAAAAGCTGCCTGCCTTGTACCTTTTGGACAGTATTGTGAAGAACATAGGTAAAGGATATATTTCATACTTCTCTGCCCACTTGCCTGAG GTTTTTTGTGAGGCCTATGCGCAAGTCCACCCCAGTATGAACCCTGCAATGCGCCACCTTTTTGGTACATGGTCAGCTGTGTTCCCTGTGTCAGTACTTCGCAAGATTGAGGAACAGTTACAGTTTTCCCCTTCTGTAAGTGGTCAATCTCCTATATTGAATTCTTTGAGAGCTGCTGAATCTCCTCGACCTACACATAGAATACATGTGAACCCTAAATATTTGGAAGCACGGCGGCAGTTTGGTCATTCAACTGTAGGCTCC GTTGGAGCTGAAGGTGCAAGCACAACTGGTGGTGCAAACCGTGCAACTTTCGGTGTTGATGCGATAAAGAAGTCTCTATCATCAACGGCAAAGATCATGCGGTCCTCTACTTATAGAACTGGGCATACCGGGTCATTAGTGCCTTCTCTTGATGAATTTAGCATCGATAATTCTCCAAGGAGAGTTGCTGTTGGGCCCTCACCATCTAGGTTGGGGATTAATTATGGCCTCAGTGAGGAGGAAAGCAGTGAATGGCAAATGATAAATTGGCAGGGGAAATCCAATCATCATCTTAAAACTTCTGCTGTGTATAACCATAGTAATGATGTTGATCTTCGAGGTCCTAGAGCTTTGATTAGTGCCTATGGAATTGATGAAAGGGAGAAAAATATGAGCTCCAAACGTCAAAGAGTAGAGCAGTTGGACGCCAATGTTATTGATTCGAAGGGAGCTCTTAGGACGTGGCAAAACACCGAAGAAGAAGAATTTGATTGGGAAGATATGACCCCGTCAAACACTAGTGCCCCGTTG CTTGGTCGTGGAGCAATGAACAAGATTGCTGGAGTCCTGCCAAATGTTGCTGGCCCTACCGATTTGATAGTCCATATCCCCCCTCCTAATTTACCACCACACCATTCTCAGAGTCGTCTAAATGCCAACGGAGGTGgttcatttttagaaaatagaAGCCATTTTACTTCTAGTTATAAAAGACCCCCGATATTAGGTGATTTCCCAATATCAGATGGGATTTCTGGTGGGTCCTCAAATGTTGTATCCAAGCTTAGTTCTACTCGTGACTCTTCAGCTCCTGAGATTCGGCCTGATGCTGCTGCGGCTTTAATTAATTCACCATATCCTGTGAGGTTGTCGAGTTCACACATGGTAACCCCAATTTCTGCTCTTCCCCCACAATGGCAAAGCAGGGGTCAGTTTGGCACAGTTAATTCTGGGACACATTTGAGTGGCATTACTAGCATGTCACATTTGAACATGCCTCAAATTCCCAGTCAGAGTCCTGGATTAGTTCCTTTAAATCTCCAACGTCATGCACCAGTTTCTTTTCTACAACCTAATTTTTTACCATCTCAGGAGTTTAGACCAAATTTGCTCCTGCCTTCTACAGCCTCAGTCCCATCACAGGCAAAAGTACCACCTCCAAACTATGGATACTTACAAGGTCATGGTCCTTCTATTGGTTTGGCCTCTTCTAATCTAGTTCCCGGTGGGCGTCCACCTAACTCTGGAGCCGTGGGGCCGCTTTCGACTTTATTTAGTTCTTTAGTGGCTCAAGGTGTGATATCATTGACAAAGCAG GATTCTGTTGGAGTGGATTTTGATCCAGACAGTCTCAAGATGCGGCATGAATCTGCAATAACTGCTTTATACAGTGATCTGCCCAGGCAATGCACCACATGTGGTCTTCGATTCAAGAGCCAAGAAGAGCACAGCAAGCATATGGATTGGCATGTTAGCAGGAATAGGACATTAAAAACCCGTAAAACAAAGCCTTCTCCCAAGTGGTTTGTAAGTGTAAGTATGTGGCTTCATGGTGCGGAGGCATTGGGGACAGAAGCAGTTCCAGGTTTTTTGCCTGCTGAGAACACCGTTGAAAAGGAGGAGAACAACGAACCGGTTGTTCCTGCTGACGAGGACCAGAATGCTTGTGCATTATGCGGAGAGCGTTTTGATGATTTTTACAGTGATGAGATGGAAGAATGGATGTATAAGGGGGCTGTGTACATGTATTCACCGGCTGGGTCAACAGTAGGAATGGACAGATCACAGTTAGGTCCCATAGTGCATGCTAAATGCAAGTCTGACTCTAATTGTATTCCACCTGAAGATTTTACAAGAGATGAAGGG GAATTGGCTGAAGAAGGTGGTCCAAAGAAAAAGCTGAGGAGCTAG
- the LOC140815850 gene encoding polyadenylation and cleavage factor homolog 4-like isoform X2, with the protein MDNLSRYQNPMPISNGSFNKMPSNRNDAVGMRPSPQIILDRFREMVREREEELGFFGCLGEEAVSPLSMDEIVRFYEIVLSELTFNSKPTITDLTMIAGEQRAHAKGISEAICSRIIEVPVDQKLPALYLLDSIVKNIGKGYISYFSAHLPEVFCEAYAQVHPSMNPAMRHLFGTWSAVFPVSVLRKIEEQLQFSPSVSGQSPILNSLRAAESPRPTHRIHVNPKYLEARRQFGHSTVGAEGASTTGGANRATFGVDAIKKSLSSTAKIMRSSTYRTGHTGSLVPSLDEFSIDNSPRRVAVGPSPSRLGINYGLSEEESSEWQMINWQGKSNHHLKTSAVYNHSNDVDLRGPRALISAYGIDEREKNMSSKRQRVEQLDANVIDSKGALRTWQNTEEEEFDWEDMTPSNTSAPLLGRGAMNKIAGVLPNVAGPTDLIVHIPPPNLPPHHSQSRLNANGGGSFLENRSHFTSSYKRPPILGDFPISDGISGGSSNVVSKLSSTRDSSAPEIRPDAAAALINSPYPVRLSSSHMVTPISALPPQWQSRGQFGTVNSGTHLSGITSMSHLNMPQIPSQSPGLVPLNLQRHAPVSFLQPNFLPSQEFRPNLLLPSTASVPSQAKVPPPNYGYLQGHGPSIGLASSNLVPGGRPPNSGAVGPLSTLFSSLVAQGVISLTKQDSVGVDFDPDSLKMRHESAITALYSDLPRQCTTCGLRFKSQEEHSKHMDWHVSRNRTLKTRKTKPSPKWFVSVSMWLHGAEALGTEAVPGFLPAENTVEKEENNEPVVPADEDQNACALCGERFDDFYSDEMEEWMYKGAVYMYSPAGSTVGMDRSQLGPIVHAKCKSDSNCIPPEDFTRDEGELAEEGGPKKKLRS; encoded by the exons ATGGACAATCTTTCAAGATATCAGAATCCTATGCCTATCAGCAACGGAAGTTTTAACAAGATGCCATCAAATCGAAATGATGCCGTTGGCATGAGACCCTCGCCGCAGATAATTCTGGATCGATTTCGGGAAATGGTGAGGGAGAGGGAGGAAGAACTTGGGTTTTTTGGTTGTCTTGGCGAAGAAGCAGTTTCACCTTTAAGTATGGATGAAATTGTACGGTTTTATGAGATCGTTCTATCAGAGCTTACATTTAATTCCAAACCCACAATCACTGATCTCACTATGATTGCGGGTGAGCAGAGGGCGCATGCAAAGGGGATTTCTGAAGCTATTTGTTCCCGGATTATCGAG GTTCCTGTCGATCAAAAGCTGCCTGCCTTGTACCTTTTGGACAGTATTGTGAAGAACATAGGTAAAGGATATATTTCATACTTCTCTGCCCACTTGCCTGAG GTTTTTTGTGAGGCCTATGCGCAAGTCCACCCCAGTATGAACCCTGCAATGCGCCACCTTTTTGGTACATGGTCAGCTGTGTTCCCTGTGTCAGTACTTCGCAAGATTGAGGAACAGTTACAGTTTTCCCCTTCTGTAAGTGGTCAATCTCCTATATTGAATTCTTTGAGAGCTGCTGAATCTCCTCGACCTACACATAGAATACATGTGAACCCTAAATATTTGGAAGCACGGCGGCAGTTTGGTCATTCAACT GTTGGAGCTGAAGGTGCAAGCACAACTGGTGGTGCAAACCGTGCAACTTTCGGTGTTGATGCGATAAAGAAGTCTCTATCATCAACGGCAAAGATCATGCGGTCCTCTACTTATAGAACTGGGCATACCGGGTCATTAGTGCCTTCTCTTGATGAATTTAGCATCGATAATTCTCCAAGGAGAGTTGCTGTTGGGCCCTCACCATCTAGGTTGGGGATTAATTATGGCCTCAGTGAGGAGGAAAGCAGTGAATGGCAAATGATAAATTGGCAGGGGAAATCCAATCATCATCTTAAAACTTCTGCTGTGTATAACCATAGTAATGATGTTGATCTTCGAGGTCCTAGAGCTTTGATTAGTGCCTATGGAATTGATGAAAGGGAGAAAAATATGAGCTCCAAACGTCAAAGAGTAGAGCAGTTGGACGCCAATGTTATTGATTCGAAGGGAGCTCTTAGGACGTGGCAAAACACCGAAGAAGAAGAATTTGATTGGGAAGATATGACCCCGTCAAACACTAGTGCCCCGTTG CTTGGTCGTGGAGCAATGAACAAGATTGCTGGAGTCCTGCCAAATGTTGCTGGCCCTACCGATTTGATAGTCCATATCCCCCCTCCTAATTTACCACCACACCATTCTCAGAGTCGTCTAAATGCCAACGGAGGTGgttcatttttagaaaatagaAGCCATTTTACTTCTAGTTATAAAAGACCCCCGATATTAGGTGATTTCCCAATATCAGATGGGATTTCTGGTGGGTCCTCAAATGTTGTATCCAAGCTTAGTTCTACTCGTGACTCTTCAGCTCCTGAGATTCGGCCTGATGCTGCTGCGGCTTTAATTAATTCACCATATCCTGTGAGGTTGTCGAGTTCACACATGGTAACCCCAATTTCTGCTCTTCCCCCACAATGGCAAAGCAGGGGTCAGTTTGGCACAGTTAATTCTGGGACACATTTGAGTGGCATTACTAGCATGTCACATTTGAACATGCCTCAAATTCCCAGTCAGAGTCCTGGATTAGTTCCTTTAAATCTCCAACGTCATGCACCAGTTTCTTTTCTACAACCTAATTTTTTACCATCTCAGGAGTTTAGACCAAATTTGCTCCTGCCTTCTACAGCCTCAGTCCCATCACAGGCAAAAGTACCACCTCCAAACTATGGATACTTACAAGGTCATGGTCCTTCTATTGGTTTGGCCTCTTCTAATCTAGTTCCCGGTGGGCGTCCACCTAACTCTGGAGCCGTGGGGCCGCTTTCGACTTTATTTAGTTCTTTAGTGGCTCAAGGTGTGATATCATTGACAAAGCAG GATTCTGTTGGAGTGGATTTTGATCCAGACAGTCTCAAGATGCGGCATGAATCTGCAATAACTGCTTTATACAGTGATCTGCCCAGGCAATGCACCACATGTGGTCTTCGATTCAAGAGCCAAGAAGAGCACAGCAAGCATATGGATTGGCATGTTAGCAGGAATAGGACATTAAAAACCCGTAAAACAAAGCCTTCTCCCAAGTGGTTTGTAAGTGTAAGTATGTGGCTTCATGGTGCGGAGGCATTGGGGACAGAAGCAGTTCCAGGTTTTTTGCCTGCTGAGAACACCGTTGAAAAGGAGGAGAACAACGAACCGGTTGTTCCTGCTGACGAGGACCAGAATGCTTGTGCATTATGCGGAGAGCGTTTTGATGATTTTTACAGTGATGAGATGGAAGAATGGATGTATAAGGGGGCTGTGTACATGTATTCACCGGCTGGGTCAACAGTAGGAATGGACAGATCACAGTTAGGTCCCATAGTGCATGCTAAATGCAAGTCTGACTCTAATTGTATTCCACCTGAAGATTTTACAAGAGATGAAGGG GAATTGGCTGAAGAAGGTGGTCCAAAGAAAAAGCTGAGGAGCTAG